One Mercurialis annua linkage group LG3, ddMerAnnu1.2, whole genome shotgun sequence DNA window includes the following coding sequences:
- the LOC126674034 gene encoding serine carboxypeptidase-like 45 — protein sequence MEIMSFALILLPLFFLIPVNSNPCLFDKIVKLPGQPEVGFNQYSGYVTVDDKNQTALFYYFAEAETDPASKPLVLWLNGGPGCSSLGVGAFSENGPFRPNGEALVKNQYSWNREANIMYLETPIGVGFSYSTDTSSYGTVNDKITARDNLVFLQRWFVKFPQYRNRSLYITGESYAGHYVPQLAELMLEFNKKQKLFNLKGVAVGNPVLEFATDFNSRAEFFWSHGLISDTTYKMFTSVCNYSRYVSEYYRDSVSPLCSRVMGQVSRETSKFVDKYDVTLDVCISSVLSQSKILNPHQVADNVDVCVEDETVSYLNRLDVQMALHARLVGVHQWTVCSNILDYELLDVEKPTISIVGKLIKAGIPVLVYSGDQDSVIPLTGSRKLVHGLAEELRLKTTVPYRVWFEGEQVGGWTQVYGNILSFATIRGASHEAPFSQPERSLVLFKSFLEGRPLPEAF from the exons ATGGAAATAATGTCATTTGCTCTAATTTTGCTTCCCTTATTCTTTTTAATACCAGTAAATTCCAATCCTTGTCTGTTTGATAAAATTGTAAAGTTACCAGGCCAACCTGAAGTGGGGTTCAACCAGTATTCAGGTTATGTTACCGTTGATGATAAAAACCAGACTGCTCTGTTTTACTACTTTGCTGAAGCTGAAACAGATCCTGCTTCTAAGCCTCTTGTTCTCTGGCTCAATGGAG GACCAGGTTGCTCTTCTTTGGGAGTTGGAGCATTTTCTGAAAATGGGCCATTTAGGCCTAATGGTGAGGCTCTTGTCAAGAATCAGTATAGCTGGAACAGAG AAGCTAATATAATGTATTTAGAGACACCAATTGGAGTTGGGTTCTCATATTCCACTGATACCTCTTCTTATGGGACTGTAAATGACAAGATTACTG CTAGAGACAATCTGGTGTTCTTACAACGTTGGTTTGTCAAATTCCCACAGTACAGAAACAGAAGCTTGTACATCACTGGAGAAAGTTATGCTG GTCATTATGTACCCCAGCTAGCTGAACTCATGCTTGAATTCAACAAGAAGCAGAAATTGTTCAACTTGAAAGGAGTTGCT GTAGGAAATCCAGTTTTGGAGTTTGCTACAGATTTCAATTCAAGGGCTGAGTTCTTTTGGTCTCATGGATTGATATCAGATACAACCTATAAAATGTTTACTTCAGTCTGTAACTACTCAAGATATGTGAGTGAATACTACAGAGATTCAGTATCTCCTTTATGCTCAAGGGTGATGGGCCAAGTGAGTAGAGAAACTAGCAAGTTCGTTGACAAGTATGATGTTACACTTGATGTCTGTATATCATCAGTGTTGTCACAGTCGAAAATCCTTAATCCCCAT CAAGTTGCCGATAATGTGGATGTATGTGTAGAAGATGAAACTGTTAGTTATCTCAACAGGCTAGACGTGCAGATGGCTCTCCATGCCCGTCTTGTAGGCGTGCATCAATGGACCGTTTGCAGCAA TATCCTTGATTATGAGCTGCTTGATGTGGAAAAACCAACTATTTCTATAGTGGGCAAGCTCATCAAGGCAGGAATACCAGTCCTGGTTTACAG TGGAGATCAAGACTCGGTCATTCCATTGACGGGAAGCCGAAAACTAGTTCATGGCCTGGCCGAGGAATTAAGACTCAAAACTACTGTGCCTTACAGGGTCTGGTTTGAAGGGGAACAG GTTGGTGGGTGGACTCAAGTATATGGTAACATTCTATCGTTTGCCACCATTAGAGGAGCTTCGCATGAAGCTCCATTTTCCCAGCCTGAAAGATCATTGGTTCTGTTCAAGTCATTTTTGGAAGGAAGGCCTCTACCAGAAGCATTCTGA
- the LOC126674035 gene encoding protein NEOXANTHIN-DEFICIENT 1 isoform X2 translates to MGVAQTKRTSAYSKPPWIFKGSALYQLHLVKAETARAFIPKEFRLVEAFGYTLGGFFLANYEDSPAGPFDELVVIAGLVWNPPTSCAWAARVLVSSDDACDHGRKEVGLPSHVAKFSKRTASIPRKQKSINNCFLEMIGLETAPSRPDDRMDVQVTEINSNSTTSICNINFATAVPGLNSDKWMGPKINMSLPSFSGRTEYNPNLLKYSCDMECRVRAVQPARVLSAPKVDAEESFSKTADSVTGGLLDNGQNLSISVMLSKPILALEFSCLKMQVKAPTVVSDCYKTPGRTSLGVS, encoded by the exons ATGGGTGTTGCACAAACAAAACGTACTTCAGCCTACAGCAAGCCTCCTTGGATATTCAAAGGCAG TGCCTTGTACCAACTTCATCTTGTGAAAGCAGAAACAGCTAGAGCATTCATTCCAAAAGAATTCAGATTAGTTGAAgcttttgg CTATACTCTTGGTGGATTTTTTCTTGCCAATTACGAAGACAGTCCAGCCGGGCCATTTGATGAG CTAGTGGTGATTGCAGGACTTGTGTGGAATCCGCCGACATCTTGCGC ATGGGCAGCTAGGGTTCTTGTCAGCAGTGATGATGCCTGTGATCATGGAAGAAAG GAAGTAGGGCTTCCAAGTCATGTTGCCAAGTTTTCAAAG AGAACAGCATCTATTCCGAGGAAGCAAAAGAGTATAAACAACTGCTTTCTTGAAATGATCGGTTTGGAAACTGCACCTTCTAGACCTGATGATCGCATGGATGTTCAAGTCACTGAAATTAACAGTAATTCTACGACAAGTATATGCAATATCAACTTTGCAACTGCTG TTCCTGGTTTGAATTCAGACAAGTGGATGGGGCCAAAGATCAACATGTCGCTACCGAGTTTTAG TGGTCGTACGGAGTACAATCCCAACCTCCTCAAGTATTCATGCGATATGGAGTGCAG GGTGCGAGCAGTGCAGCCAGCAAGAGTGTTATCAGCTCCGAAGGTTGACGCAGAAGAGTCTTTCAGTAAAACTGCAGATTCTGTTACCGGAGGGCTGCTCGATAATGGTCAAAACTTAAGCATATCTGTAATGTTATCGAAACCAATATTGGCTTTGGAGTTTAGTTGTCTGAAAATGCAGGTTAAAGCCCCAACTGTAGTTTCCGACTGTTATAAAACCCCCGGCAGAACTTCTTTAGGAGTTTCTTGA
- the LOC126674033 gene encoding pentatricopeptide repeat-containing protein At5g13270, chloroplastic isoform X1, with product MDSFAVKPSNPSLLKVPAIKSANFVNFPSSVSLKSTNNPSLLKTQQCRKGEVENIHLVSLSKQGKLNEAREFLKQMVDAGISINSHSYKSLFETCANSKSLSNGRLIHQQFQRSVKNPPGFLENSVLQMYCECGSLVDAHKVFDKMTERNFFSWGTIISAYAENGSLDKAFSLFINMISLGIRPNSSIYIGLLRSLLNPSLLEIGKQVHSHAIRNGLDTCVSVNTGISNMYVKCGWLDGAELVFNHMTEKNAVAWTGLMVGYTQAEKQKSALDLFAKMVFEGVELDEYVFSISLKACVGLGDLNFGREIHGHIVKLGLESEVSAGTSLVDFYVKCGCFEFASKAFERISEPNDVSWSALISGCCQKGEFEESLKIFESLRGKKSENLNSFTYASIFQACSALADFTTGTQIHADAIKRNLLADQHGRTAMITMYSRCGRLEYANEAFKSIYRPDTVAWTAMIAGYAYQGDATEALKLFKMMQHSGVRPNAITFIAVLTACSHSGLVAEGKQYLDSMSSKYGVSPTVDHYDCMIDIYSRAGYLQEALELIRSMPFNPDAMSWKCLLGGCWKHKNLEIGETAAENLFLLDPEDTAGYILMFNLYTSFGRWKEAADVRKTMVERNLGKELSCSWITVNGEVHRFVVGDKHHPQTEQIYMKLKEFDQIANKDENGLFTDDGIISSSLPERKEQLLDHSERLAIAYGLISLPHNVPLVVFKNLRACRDCHDFAKQVSLVTGRELMVRDSFRFHHFKLGKCSCNDYCFQELQILGNAECKHR from the exons ATGGACTCTTTTGCTGTAAAACCTTCCAATCCGTCGCTACTTAAGGTTCCAGCCATAAAATCTGCAAACTTCGTGAATTTTCCTTCATCGGTTTCTCTTAAAAGCACGAATAATCCTTCATTACTGAAAACCCAACAATGTAGAAAAGGTGAAGTAGAGAATATACATTTGGTTTCGCTATCCAAGCAGGGAAAGCTCAATGAAGCTCGTGAATTTCTCAAACAAATGGTCGATGCTGGAATTTCTATCAATTCTCATTCTTATAAAAGTCTATTTGAAACATGTGCCAACTCTAAATCTTTATCTAATGGAAGATTGATTCACCAACAGTTCCAAAGGAGTGTGAAGAATCCACCGGGGTTTCTTGAGAATTCCGTCCTTCAAATGTACTGTGAATGTGGAAGCTTAGTAGATGCCCacaaagtgtttgataaaatgacTGAAAGGAATTTCTTCTCTTGGGGCACTATTATATCAGCCTATGCAGAAAATGGATCTCTTGATAAAGCTTTTTCCTTGTTTATAAATATGATTTCTTTAGGAATTAGACCGAATTCATCTATCTATATTGGTCTCTTACGGTCCCTGCTAAATCCTTCTCTTTTGGAGATTGGTAAACAGGTGCATTCTCATGCTATAAGAAATGGGTTGGATACTTGTGTCTCTGTTAACACGGGAATATCCAACATGTACGTCAAATGTGGCTGGTTAGATGGCGCTGAGCTCGTCTTCAACCACATGACTGAAAAGAATGCTGTGGCTTGGACTGGATTGATGGTGGGGTATACTCAAGCTGAGAAACAGAAGAgtgctttggatttgtttgctaagaTGGTGTTCGAAGGTGTTGAATTGGATGAATATGTGTTCTCTATTTCTCTCAAGGCATGTGTTGGTTTAGGGGACTTGAATTTTGGAAGGGAAATTCATGGTCATATTGTTAAACTTGGGTTGGAATCTGAAGTTTCAGCAGGAACTTCTCTTGTGGACTTCTATGTCAAATGTGGTTGTTTTGAATTTGCTTCCAAAGCATTTGAGAGGATTAGTGAACCAAATGATGTTTCATGGAGTGCTCTGATAAGCGGCTGTTGTCAAAAAGGTGAATTTGAGGAATCTCTCAAGATTTTTGAATCTTTGAGAGGTAAAAAGAGTGAGAATTTAAATTCTTTCACATACGCAAGTATATTCCAGGCATGTTCCGCCCTTGCAGACTTTACTACAGGTACTCAAATTCATGCAGATGCAATAAAAAGAAATTTGCTAGCCGACCAACATGGTAGGACCGCAATGATTACCATGTATTCACGATGTGGCAGATTAGAGTATGCTAATGAAGCCTTTAAATCAATATATAGACCTGATACGGTGGCTTGGACCGCTATGATCGCTGGTTATGCGTATCAGGGTGATGCTACTGAAGCTCTCAAGCTTTTCAAGATGATGCAGCATTCTGGTGTAAGACCAAATGCGATAACATTTATTGCAGTTTTAACAGCTTGTAGTCATTCAGGTTTGGTTGCAGAGGGCAAGCAGTATTTAGATTCGATGAGTAGCAAATATGGTGTGAGCCCAACTGTTGATCATTATGATTGCATGATTGATATATACTCTCGCGCTGGATATCTGCAGGAAGCACTTGAATTAATTCGGAGTATGCCATTTAATCCGGATGCAATGAGCTGGAAATGTTTATTGGGCGGGTGCTGGAAGCATAAGAACCTTGAGATTGGGGAAACTGCAGCGGAAAACCTCTTTTTGCTGGATCCAGAGGATACTGCAGGCTATATtctaatgtttaacctttacACTTCATTCGGAAGATGGAAAGAAGCAGCTGATGTTAGAAAGACGATGGTAGAGAGAAATTTGGGGAAGGAGCTCAGCTGCAGCTGGATTACAGTCAACGGTGAAGTGCATCGGTTCGTAGTGGGGGATAAACACCATCCTCAAACAGAACAAATCTACATGAAGCTCAAGGAGTTCGATCAAATTGCTAATAAAGATGAAAATGGCCTATTCACAGATGATGGTATTATATCCAGCAGCTTGCCGGAGAGGAAAGAACAGCTTTTGGACCATAGTGAGAGATTGGCAATAGCTTATGGGCTCATATCATTACCACATAATGTTCCTTTAGTGGTTTTCAAGAACCTACGAGCCTGCCGGGACTGCCATGATTTTGCTAAGCAGGTATCTTTAGTCACTGGACGTGAACTTATGGTTAGAGATTCTTTTAGATTTCATCACTTCAAGTTAGGGAAATGTTCTTGCAATGACTACTG CTTTCAAGAATTGCAGATATTGGGAAATGCAGAATGCAAGCACAGATAA
- the LOC126674033 gene encoding pentatricopeptide repeat-containing protein At5g13270, chloroplastic isoform X2 has protein sequence MDSFAVKPSNPSLLKVPAIKSANFVNFPSSVSLKSTNNPSLLKTQQCRKGEVENIHLVSLSKQGKLNEAREFLKQMVDAGISINSHSYKSLFETCANSKSLSNGRLIHQQFQRSVKNPPGFLENSVLQMYCECGSLVDAHKVFDKMTERNFFSWGTIISAYAENGSLDKAFSLFINMISLGIRPNSSIYIGLLRSLLNPSLLEIGKQVHSHAIRNGLDTCVSVNTGISNMYVKCGWLDGAELVFNHMTEKNAVAWTGLMVGYTQAEKQKSALDLFAKMVFEGVELDEYVFSISLKACVGLGDLNFGREIHGHIVKLGLESEVSAGTSLVDFYVKCGCFEFASKAFERISEPNDVSWSALISGCCQKGEFEESLKIFESLRGKKSENLNSFTYASIFQACSALADFTTGTQIHADAIKRNLLADQHGRTAMITMYSRCGRLEYANEAFKSIYRPDTVAWTAMIAGYAYQGDATEALKLFKMMQHSGVRPNAITFIAVLTACSHSGLVAEGKQYLDSMSSKYGVSPTVDHYDCMIDIYSRAGYLQEALELIRSMPFNPDAMSWKCLLGGCWKHKNLEIGETAAENLFLLDPEDTAGYILMFNLYTSFGRWKEAADVRKTMVERNLGKELSCSWITVNGEVHRFVVGDKHHPQTEQIYMKLKEFDQIANKDENGLFTDDGIISSSLPERKEQLLDHSERLAIAYGLISLPHNVPLVVFKNLRACRDCHDFAKQLSRIADIGKCRMQAQIKEWKIAAPV, from the exons ATGGACTCTTTTGCTGTAAAACCTTCCAATCCGTCGCTACTTAAGGTTCCAGCCATAAAATCTGCAAACTTCGTGAATTTTCCTTCATCGGTTTCTCTTAAAAGCACGAATAATCCTTCATTACTGAAAACCCAACAATGTAGAAAAGGTGAAGTAGAGAATATACATTTGGTTTCGCTATCCAAGCAGGGAAAGCTCAATGAAGCTCGTGAATTTCTCAAACAAATGGTCGATGCTGGAATTTCTATCAATTCTCATTCTTATAAAAGTCTATTTGAAACATGTGCCAACTCTAAATCTTTATCTAATGGAAGATTGATTCACCAACAGTTCCAAAGGAGTGTGAAGAATCCACCGGGGTTTCTTGAGAATTCCGTCCTTCAAATGTACTGTGAATGTGGAAGCTTAGTAGATGCCCacaaagtgtttgataaaatgacTGAAAGGAATTTCTTCTCTTGGGGCACTATTATATCAGCCTATGCAGAAAATGGATCTCTTGATAAAGCTTTTTCCTTGTTTATAAATATGATTTCTTTAGGAATTAGACCGAATTCATCTATCTATATTGGTCTCTTACGGTCCCTGCTAAATCCTTCTCTTTTGGAGATTGGTAAACAGGTGCATTCTCATGCTATAAGAAATGGGTTGGATACTTGTGTCTCTGTTAACACGGGAATATCCAACATGTACGTCAAATGTGGCTGGTTAGATGGCGCTGAGCTCGTCTTCAACCACATGACTGAAAAGAATGCTGTGGCTTGGACTGGATTGATGGTGGGGTATACTCAAGCTGAGAAACAGAAGAgtgctttggatttgtttgctaagaTGGTGTTCGAAGGTGTTGAATTGGATGAATATGTGTTCTCTATTTCTCTCAAGGCATGTGTTGGTTTAGGGGACTTGAATTTTGGAAGGGAAATTCATGGTCATATTGTTAAACTTGGGTTGGAATCTGAAGTTTCAGCAGGAACTTCTCTTGTGGACTTCTATGTCAAATGTGGTTGTTTTGAATTTGCTTCCAAAGCATTTGAGAGGATTAGTGAACCAAATGATGTTTCATGGAGTGCTCTGATAAGCGGCTGTTGTCAAAAAGGTGAATTTGAGGAATCTCTCAAGATTTTTGAATCTTTGAGAGGTAAAAAGAGTGAGAATTTAAATTCTTTCACATACGCAAGTATATTCCAGGCATGTTCCGCCCTTGCAGACTTTACTACAGGTACTCAAATTCATGCAGATGCAATAAAAAGAAATTTGCTAGCCGACCAACATGGTAGGACCGCAATGATTACCATGTATTCACGATGTGGCAGATTAGAGTATGCTAATGAAGCCTTTAAATCAATATATAGACCTGATACGGTGGCTTGGACCGCTATGATCGCTGGTTATGCGTATCAGGGTGATGCTACTGAAGCTCTCAAGCTTTTCAAGATGATGCAGCATTCTGGTGTAAGACCAAATGCGATAACATTTATTGCAGTTTTAACAGCTTGTAGTCATTCAGGTTTGGTTGCAGAGGGCAAGCAGTATTTAGATTCGATGAGTAGCAAATATGGTGTGAGCCCAACTGTTGATCATTATGATTGCATGATTGATATATACTCTCGCGCTGGATATCTGCAGGAAGCACTTGAATTAATTCGGAGTATGCCATTTAATCCGGATGCAATGAGCTGGAAATGTTTATTGGGCGGGTGCTGGAAGCATAAGAACCTTGAGATTGGGGAAACTGCAGCGGAAAACCTCTTTTTGCTGGATCCAGAGGATACTGCAGGCTATATtctaatgtttaacctttacACTTCATTCGGAAGATGGAAAGAAGCAGCTGATGTTAGAAAGACGATGGTAGAGAGAAATTTGGGGAAGGAGCTCAGCTGCAGCTGGATTACAGTCAACGGTGAAGTGCATCGGTTCGTAGTGGGGGATAAACACCATCCTCAAACAGAACAAATCTACATGAAGCTCAAGGAGTTCGATCAAATTGCTAATAAAGATGAAAATGGCCTATTCACAGATGATGGTATTATATCCAGCAGCTTGCCGGAGAGGAAAGAACAGCTTTTGGACCATAGTGAGAGATTGGCAATAGCTTATGGGCTCATATCATTACCACATAATGTTCCTTTAGTGGTTTTCAAGAACCTACGAGCCTGCCGGGACTGCCATGATTTTGCTAAGCAG CTTTCAAGAATTGCAGATATTGGGAAATGCAGAATGCAAGCACAGATAAAAGAATGGAAAATTGCAGCTCCAGTTTAA
- the LOC126674035 gene encoding protein NEOXANTHIN-DEFICIENT 1 isoform X1 — translation MGVAQTKRTSAYSKPPWIFKGSALYQLHLVKAETARAFIPKEFRLVEAFGYTLGGFFLANYEDSPAGPFDELVVIAGLVWNPPTSCAPQKSEIYHGSTLEIYFQHDMEHLVFLFGGTKSCMKWAARVLVSSDDACDHGRKEVGLPSHVAKFSKRTASIPRKQKSINNCFLEMIGLETAPSRPDDRMDVQVTEINSNSTTSICNINFATAVPGLNSDKWMGPKINMSLPSFSGRTEYNPNLLKYSCDMECRVRAVQPARVLSAPKVDAEESFSKTADSVTGGLLDNGQNLSISVMLSKPILALEFSCLKMQVKAPTVVSDCYKTPGRTSLGVS, via the exons ATGGGTGTTGCACAAACAAAACGTACTTCAGCCTACAGCAAGCCTCCTTGGATATTCAAAGGCAG TGCCTTGTACCAACTTCATCTTGTGAAAGCAGAAACAGCTAGAGCATTCATTCCAAAAGAATTCAGATTAGTTGAAgcttttgg CTATACTCTTGGTGGATTTTTTCTTGCCAATTACGAAGACAGTCCAGCCGGGCCATTTGATGAG CTAGTGGTGATTGCAGGACTTGTGTGGAATCCGCCGACATCTTGCGC GCCCCAAAAATCTGAAATCTATCATGGTTCAACTTTGGAGATATATTTTCAGCATGACATGGAGCACTTAGTTTTTCTGTTTGGTGGGACTAAAAGTTGTATGAA ATGGGCAGCTAGGGTTCTTGTCAGCAGTGATGATGCCTGTGATCATGGAAGAAAG GAAGTAGGGCTTCCAAGTCATGTTGCCAAGTTTTCAAAG AGAACAGCATCTATTCCGAGGAAGCAAAAGAGTATAAACAACTGCTTTCTTGAAATGATCGGTTTGGAAACTGCACCTTCTAGACCTGATGATCGCATGGATGTTCAAGTCACTGAAATTAACAGTAATTCTACGACAAGTATATGCAATATCAACTTTGCAACTGCTG TTCCTGGTTTGAATTCAGACAAGTGGATGGGGCCAAAGATCAACATGTCGCTACCGAGTTTTAG TGGTCGTACGGAGTACAATCCCAACCTCCTCAAGTATTCATGCGATATGGAGTGCAG GGTGCGAGCAGTGCAGCCAGCAAGAGTGTTATCAGCTCCGAAGGTTGACGCAGAAGAGTCTTTCAGTAAAACTGCAGATTCTGTTACCGGAGGGCTGCTCGATAATGGTCAAAACTTAAGCATATCTGTAATGTTATCGAAACCAATATTGGCTTTGGAGTTTAGTTGTCTGAAAATGCAGGTTAAAGCCCCAACTGTAGTTTCCGACTGTTATAAAACCCCCGGCAGAACTTCTTTAGGAGTTTCTTGA